From the Mustelus asterias unplaced genomic scaffold, sMusAst1.hap1.1 HAP1_SCAFFOLD_196, whole genome shotgun sequence genome, one window contains:
- the LOC144485516 gene encoding uncharacterized protein LOC144485516 yields the protein MEKPWKCGDCGKGCKTPSELQIHRRIHTGEKPHTCSVCGKGFTRLYYLQRHRLVHTGERAFICFECGNGFAHLPDLQRHQRVHTGERPFICLVCGKGFMQLSNLSKHKVTHTNERPLKCSDCGNGFKSSRELMIHQRIHTGERPFSCSHCTKTFRTSSHLREHQRIHTRERPFTCSVCGKGFTHSSSLLSHNLTHTQERPFKCSDCGSGFKSPRDLVIHQRIHTEERPFSCSHCTKRFRTSSNLQEHQRVHTGERPFTCCVCGKGFTQSSSLRRHQ from the coding sequence atggagaaaccgtggaaatgtggggactgtgggaagggttgcaaaaccccctctgagctgcaaattcatcgacgtattcacactggagagaagccgcacacctgttctgtgtgcgggaagggattcactcggttatattatctgcagcgacatcggctggttcacactggagaaagagcgttcatctgctttgagtgtgggaacggattcgctcatttacccgatctgcagagacaccagcgcgttcacactggagagagaccattcatctgcttggtgtgtgggaaaggatttatgcagttatccaacctgtcaaaacacaaagtcactcacaccaatgagagacccttgaagtgctctgactgtggaaatggtttcaaaagctctcgggaactgatgatccaccagcgcattcacactggggagagaccgttcagctgctctcactgcacaaagacatttagaacatcatcccacctgcgggagcaccagcgaattcacaccagggagagaccattcacctgctctgtgtgtgggaagggattcactcattcatccagcctgctgagtcacaatctcactcacactcaggagagaccctttaaatgctctgactgtggcagtGGTTTCAAAAGTCCTCGGGATCTGgttatccaccagcgcattcacactgaggagagaccattcagctgctctcactgcacaaagagatttagaacgtcatcaaacctgcaggaacaccagcgagttcacactggggagagaccgttcacctgctgtgtgtgtgggaagggattcactcagtcatccagcctgcggagacaccaatga
- the LOC144485510 gene encoding uncharacterized protein LOC144485510: MDTSTMEKPWKCGDCGKGFNFSHQLETHRCNHTGERPFICLECGKGFAHSSSLQTHKRVHTGEWPFTCPECGKGFTSSSHLQTHKRVHSGEKPFTCSDCGKGFSESSNLLMHQRVHTGEKWFTCSECGKGFTQLSHLQTHERVHTGERPFICPECGKGFSNSSNLQRHQRVHTRERPFSCSECGKGFTDSSDLLIHQRVHTGERPFICPECGKRFPYASNLQRHRRLHTGERPFTCSYCGKTFTQSSHLQIHQRVHTGERPFTCSQCGKGFSNSSNLRTHQRVHTGERPDSCSTCEKDTIDHLIG, encoded by the coding sequence atggacaccagcaccatggagaagccgtggaaatgtggagactgtggtaaaggattcaatttctCACAccaactggaaactcatcgatgtaatcacactggggagaggccgttcatttgcttggagtgtgggaagggatttgctcattcatcctccctgcagacacacaaacgagttcacacaggggagtggccattcacctgccccgagtgcgggaaaggattcacaagttcatcccacctgcagacacacaagcgagttcacagcggggagaagccattcacctgctccgattgtgggaagggattcagtgaatcCTCCAACTTGctgatgcaccagcgagttcacaccggggagaaatggTTCACgtgttcagagtgtgggaagggattcactcagttatcccacctgcagacacatgagcgagttcacaccggggagaggccattcatctgccctgagtgtgggaaaggattcagtaattcatccaacctgcagaggcaccagcgagttcacaccagggagagaccgttcagctgctccgagtgtgggaagggattcactgattcatccgatctgctgatacatcagcgagttcacactggggagaggccgttcatctgccctGAGTGTGGGAAGCGTTTCCCTTATGCATCAAATCTGCAGAGACACCGACGattgcacactggggagagaccattcacctgctcctattgtgggaaaacattcactcagtcatcccacctgcagatacatcagcgggttcacaccggagagagaccattcacctgctctcagtgtgggaaaggattcagtaattcatccaacctgcggacacaccagcgagttcacactggggagagaccagacTCCTGTTCCACATGTGAGAAGGATACAATCGATCATCTAATTGGctga